One segment of Ureibacillus thermophilus DNA contains the following:
- the murJ gene encoding murein biosynthesis integral membrane protein MurJ, which translates to MNKFLKIVGAVAIINIAARLFGFLREMVIGYQYGFSFAADSIFTAYMVPNFLYLVVGGAFTTAVISLYNRKTTNQAEFVKQSFTIVLTSGIVMTAILVLFADPIIKMLYENNENITPAAIELTKHLFYWMMPSSIFLILASYYSGLLNVHDKFHLSSFSILIYNVAFIVIAVTLSFVMGPIGYGISALASSIIMIYFLIAGYRKLNTYPIGISFKRDMTTRDLWIMVVPVMIGGGTVQIYAMLQRFFANLLGFGESAISVVNYASRLTQFPQTILITAVTTVIYPILSRKEAEDDHESIKKLYTRGLRYLVLLMVPVSIFAYFYAENIIQVIFEYGNFTEEGTKLTTPVMQIFVLSMFFLAANTYITRFYYAKGDSLAPVIFSIINVFIVNIAVMYFLADLTGVASIAWGTLISSVVNTLLLIVYAHFKYGLKVTSGQSVKAGLQLFIPLVLIGVITYFSSKYLVFNHKWITFMVGLVIFGASTLGLFMIFKIQEVGDYIQMMKKKFFGNPKA; encoded by the coding sequence ATGAATAAGTTTTTAAAAATCGTTGGAGCAGTAGCAATCATTAACATTGCAGCGCGGCTTTTCGGATTTTTAAGGGAAATGGTCATCGGCTACCAATACGGTTTTTCCTTCGCAGCCGACAGCATTTTTACTGCCTATATGGTGCCGAATTTCTTATATCTAGTTGTGGGCGGCGCTTTTACGACAGCGGTGATTTCATTATATAACCGAAAGACGACCAATCAGGCGGAATTTGTGAAGCAGTCTTTCACGATTGTATTGACGTCCGGTATCGTCATGACGGCGATTTTGGTGTTGTTTGCCGATCCAATTATTAAGATGTTATACGAGAATAACGAAAATATTACACCGGCAGCGATTGAATTGACGAAGCATTTATTTTATTGGATGATGCCTTCATCAATTTTCCTAATTCTTGCATCGTATTACAGCGGTTTATTAAATGTTCATGATAAATTCCACTTATCCAGTTTCTCGATTTTAATTTACAATGTGGCGTTTATCGTCATTGCCGTTACTTTATCTTTCGTAATGGGGCCAATCGGTTATGGGATTAGTGCTTTAGCCAGTTCCATTATCATGATTTACTTTTTAATTGCTGGCTACCGCAAATTGAACACCTATCCAATCGGCATTTCTTTTAAGCGGGATATGACGACAAGGGATTTGTGGATTATGGTGGTGCCTGTCATGATCGGCGGAGGAACAGTCCAAATCTATGCCATGCTGCAGCGTTTCTTTGCCAACCTACTGGGATTTGGGGAAAGTGCCATTTCAGTTGTCAACTATGCATCTCGTTTAACCCAATTTCCACAAACCATTTTAATTACAGCAGTAACAACGGTGATTTATCCGATTTTAAGCCGGAAAGAAGCAGAGGATGACCACGAATCCATTAAAAAATTATATACAAGAGGTTTGCGTTATTTAGTATTGCTCATGGTTCCGGTTTCCATTTTCGCGTATTTTTACGCAGAGAATATCATTCAAGTTATTTTTGAGTACGGAAACTTTACAGAAGAGGGAACAAAATTAACAACGCCTGTGATGCAAATTTTTGTATTGTCCATGTTCTTCTTGGCGGCAAATACGTATATCACGCGCTTCTATTATGCAAAAGGCGATTCCCTTGCGCCGGTGATTTTCAGTATCATCAATGTATTTATCGTCAATATTGCAGTGATGTATTTCCTTGCTGATTTAACAGGAGTTGCTTCCATTGCTTGGGGTACATTGATCAGCTCTGTGGTGAATACGTTATTATTAATTGTATATGCACATTTTAAATACGGCTTGAAAGTGACTAGTGGCCAATCCGTTAAAGCGGGCTTACAGTTGTTTATTCCGCTTGTGTTAATCGGCGTTATTACTTACTTTTCTAGCAAATATCTGGTATTTAACCATAAATGGATTACCTTTATGGTTGGTCTTGTAATCTTTGGCGCAAGTACCCTTGGATTATTTATGATTTTTAAAATCCAGGAAGTTGGAGATTATATTCAGATGATGAAAAAGAAATTCTTTGGAAATCCTAAAGCATAA
- a CDS encoding transposase, with amino-acid sequence MYILQESLFSFEELQKLESKEKLPIFFSSLDLRPYAKQLRSSSPRGADGHSREGILRALIAAPLEGIDTFTALHHRLDKDLRFRYQCGLSIDRPAPSISTLSRVFAALTKKKLAEKIFLDLVQLAQEEGIIDGSHQAIDSAAIDAYEKKQPKKRSEQTGNANWGAKFDSFGNKITWFGYKMHLSVDTKSELPMAIEVTPAHINDGDVAPQLIKQVKSCTNSKIDFLIMDGGYDQLKNYESTKNIGAQAIIPLNLRNEKEPPEGIASNGTPRCSMGYEMTYWGANKDQLKFRCPHATGKVDCPLGMAACSSSNYGMVVKINVNKDLRRYSNPHRDSKRWKELYNERTSVERCNSRMKSYLTANSLHVWGIDKVKTHIYLNAIVLLVSALAMAKESKKQQTA; translated from the coding sequence TTGTATATTCTACAAGAAAGCCTATTTTCCTTTGAAGAACTGCAAAAATTAGAGTCAAAAGAGAAATTACCTATCTTTTTTAGCTCGCTTGATTTACGCCCTTATGCTAAACAGTTGAGAAGTTCTTCACCCCGAGGGGCTGACGGTCATTCCAGAGAAGGGATTCTAAGGGCTCTCATCGCTGCCCCACTCGAAGGCATCGACACCTTTACCGCCCTTCATCATCGATTGGATAAAGACCTTCGTTTCCGTTATCAATGCGGTTTATCGATTGATCGCCCCGCACCGTCTATCTCCACTCTCAGCCGGGTTTTTGCGGCACTTACCAAAAAAAAGCTGGCTGAAAAGATCTTCCTTGACTTGGTACAGTTAGCTCAGGAGGAAGGAATAATTGACGGCAGCCACCAGGCCATCGACAGTGCCGCCATTGATGCTTACGAAAAGAAGCAGCCTAAGAAGCGAAGTGAACAAACAGGCAACGCTAATTGGGGGGCAAAGTTTGATTCCTTCGGTAATAAAATTACTTGGTTTGGCTATAAGATGCATCTTTCCGTTGACACCAAAAGTGAATTACCAATGGCAATTGAAGTAACCCCTGCTCATATCAACGATGGGGATGTCGCACCACAATTAATTAAACAAGTAAAGAGTTGTACAAACTCTAAAATTGATTTCCTGATAATGGATGGTGGGTACGACCAGCTTAAAAACTACGAATCCACCAAGAACATCGGGGCTCAAGCTATTATTCCACTCAATTTGCGTAATGAAAAGGAGCCTCCCGAAGGAATTGCCTCCAATGGAACTCCACGCTGTTCGATGGGGTACGAAATGACTTATTGGGGCGCCAATAAGGATCAGCTCAAATTCAGATGTCCACACGCAACCGGAAAAGTGGATTGCCCATTAGGAATGGCAGCCTGTTCATCCTCCAACTATGGAATGGTAGTAAAAATTAACGTGAATAAGGATCTTCGCCGGTACTCTAATCCACACCGCGATTCCAAACGTTGGAAAGAACTTTACAATGAGCGAACCAGTGTAGAACGGTGCAATTCAAGAATGAAAAGTTATCTTACAGCGAACTCCCTGCATGTGTGGGGAATCGATAAAGTAAAAACTCATATTTACTTGAACGCCATCGTATTACTGGTTTCAGCTCTCGCAATGGCAAAAGAGAGTAAAAAGCAACAAACCGCTTAA
- a CDS encoding TetR/AcrR family transcriptional regulator, protein MPRGRKVNSSGEKSKKLLLEKAIELFSQRGYHETKISDIVKAANLTQPTFYLYFTNKESLYTDLLSQFNNSVIDIIHRDLNDHHDGNVIRKVENCISNLFKYFKENQNLTKMGFHSEVSEEIKNYFSQLLEEQFNLVKNQYGVHIDSKLIADSLIGSVERLAFTALLEEEKQPEELASTIIQIFFHEVYV, encoded by the coding sequence TTGCCAAGGGGCCGAAAAGTGAACTCTAGCGGAGAAAAAAGTAAAAAGTTACTGCTAGAAAAGGCTATCGAGTTATTTTCTCAACGCGGTTATCATGAAACAAAAATTAGTGATATTGTAAAAGCCGCTAATCTCACACAACCAACTTTTTATTTATATTTTACGAATAAGGAATCTTTATATACTGATTTGTTATCGCAGTTTAATAACAGTGTAATAGACATTATTCATCGTGATTTAAACGATCATCATGATGGAAATGTAATTAGAAAAGTTGAAAATTGCATTTCCAATTTATTTAAATATTTCAAGGAAAATCAAAATTTAACAAAAATGGGATTTCATTCCGAAGTTTCAGAAGAAATTAAAAATTATTTTTCACAATTGCTTGAAGAACAATTCAATTTGGTGAAAAATCAGTATGGAGTGCATATAGACTCCAAGCTAATTGCTGATAGCCTCATAGGCAGTGTTGAAAGATTAGCATTTACCGCCTTGTTGGAAGAAGAAAAACAGCCAGAAGAATTAGCTTCAACAATTATCCAAATCTTCTTCCATGAGGTGTATGTATAA
- a CDS encoding accessory Sec system S-layer assembly protein, with protein sequence MSIFSFFKKTDKVGADSAIDSKELVKDTKQSKNKGLVKTKLSIHPDWKVPQEQEYVFRFLANELEPLKPNQLSLAAINIERNFFTGDWNVKAFFRSSLPQTIELGEVELILLDKDNKRLGAKWFDFKQLGKIPPESARPWVFTFEKDCLETDELPEEGWKIAFNLSSLREHQLDLDESWKKQLPKEQQELLAKIVKDLPKLGKNEVNFTGLQIKLQEDNSLHASIFIRNGNSKAINIEQLPLEIIDANGKQVAKGSFKMDPVLTVQPNSTKPWTFIFPSKLVNAEGADLSRWTARVIQEK encoded by the coding sequence ATGAGCATCTTCTCATTTTTCAAAAAAACAGATAAAGTCGGTGCCGATAGCGCAATCGATTCAAAAGAACTTGTAAAAGATACAAAGCAATCCAAAAATAAAGGGCTTGTCAAAACGAAATTATCCATCCATCCTGATTGGAAAGTGCCCCAAGAACAAGAATATGTCTTTCGTTTCTTGGCCAATGAATTAGAGCCGTTAAAACCAAACCAATTATCCCTTGCCGCCATCAACATTGAACGAAATTTCTTTACAGGAGATTGGAACGTAAAAGCCTTTTTCCGTTCCTCCCTGCCTCAAACAATTGAACTTGGCGAAGTAGAGTTAATTTTGTTAGACAAAGATAATAAACGCCTTGGTGCAAAATGGTTCGATTTTAAACAACTTGGAAAAATCCCGCCAGAAAGCGCACGTCCTTGGGTTTTCACTTTTGAAAAGGACTGCTTGGAAACCGATGAACTCCCAGAGGAAGGCTGGAAAATCGCCTTTAACCTCTCTTCTTTAAGAGAACATCAATTAGATTTAGATGAATCTTGGAAAAAACAATTGCCAAAAGAACAACAAGAACTGCTCGCAAAAATAGTAAAAGACTTGCCAAAACTCGGCAAAAATGAAGTGAACTTTACAGGCTTGCAAATTAAATTGCAGGAAGATAATAGTTTGCATGCATCCATTTTCATTCGCAACGGAAACTCCAAAGCGATTAATATCGAACAATTGCCTTTGGAAATTATTGATGCCAACGGAAAACAAGTAGCAAAAGGCTCCTTTAAAATGGATCCAGTTTTAACGGTGCAGCCAAACTCCACAAAACCTTGGACATTCATTTTCCCAAGCAAATTAGTAAATGCAGAAGGCGCCGATTTATCCCGTTGGACTGCTAGAGTGATTCAAGAAAAATAA
- the secA2 gene encoding accessory Sec system translocase SecA2, with product MLSFLKNKEKTSKRELKPYYKIVNQINQLEATYEAMSDDELRSMTNKFKEQLQNGATIHDIIPDAFAVVREASKRVLNMRHYDVQLIGGLVIAEGNISEMATGEGKTLVASLPSYVRALEGKGVHVITVNDYLAKRDYELIGQIHRFLGLTVGLNLPMMDPADKKRAYQADITYGVGTEFGFDYLRDNMVRNLEDKVQRPYHFAIIDEVDSVLIDEAKTPLIIAGKMKANEELHRIAAILAKRFVKDVDYEFDDETKATTLTERGIEKVEEAFGVDNLYDLEHQTLYHYVIQAVRAHVMFEKNVDYIIKDGKVQLVDMFTGRIMEGRSLSDGLHQAIEAKEGVPITEENKAQAQITIQNYFRMYPILSGMTGTAKTQEKEFLEVYGMRVIQIPTNRPKIRVDHPDIIFESKDAKYKYVVKEVKERHKKGQPILIGTTSILQSEEVAKYLDKEGLPYQLLNAKTVEQEVELISQAGQKGRITVATNMAGRGTDIVLGEGVAELGGLYVIGTEKHESRRIDNQLRGRSGRQGDPGESRFILSIEDDMFRRFAKEDVEKFKKKMVVDEEGRILNKEINELIDRTQRIVEGAYFSMREYNLKLDDVINDQRRVIYSLRDKVLESDNTIKLLKEMVVDTVEFAVHDNAPEELDVSEWKHDEIERVINSLFLTPVTIDRNEPKVKRILEAIKPSLDELLEFIESFKENERVIEVSTQVMLNYIDSIWIKHLEQMTHLKEGIGLRQYQQEDPMRIYQREGLELFEKNYQELRRNIVQEIVNFMKSLTVKEQVEEI from the coding sequence ATGTTATCTTTCTTAAAAAATAAGGAAAAAACAAGTAAAAGAGAATTAAAACCTTACTATAAAATCGTTAATCAAATTAATCAATTGGAAGCTACTTATGAAGCTATGTCGGACGACGAGCTTCGAAGTATGACAAATAAATTTAAAGAACAATTGCAAAACGGTGCAACAATTCACGACATTATCCCAGATGCCTTTGCCGTTGTACGTGAAGCCTCAAAGCGCGTGTTAAATATGCGGCACTATGACGTGCAATTAATTGGTGGTCTGGTGATTGCGGAAGGAAATATTTCGGAAATGGCTACTGGAGAAGGGAAAACGTTGGTTGCTTCCCTTCCTTCTTATGTTCGAGCTCTTGAAGGAAAAGGCGTGCACGTGATTACCGTAAACGATTATTTAGCAAAACGGGACTATGAATTAATCGGTCAAATTCACCGCTTTTTAGGATTAACAGTTGGATTGAATTTGCCAATGATGGACCCGGCTGATAAAAAACGCGCCTATCAAGCAGATATTACCTATGGCGTAGGTACGGAATTTGGCTTTGACTATTTGCGCGACAATATGGTTCGTAACCTTGAAGATAAAGTGCAGCGTCCATATCACTTCGCCATCATTGACGAAGTGGACTCCGTTCTTATTGATGAAGCAAAAACGCCACTCATCATTGCAGGAAAAATGAAAGCCAATGAAGAATTGCATCGAATTGCTGCCATCTTGGCAAAACGTTTCGTCAAAGATGTCGATTACGAATTTGATGATGAAACAAAAGCAACAACGCTTACTGAGCGAGGAATTGAAAAAGTAGAGGAAGCCTTTGGTGTTGACAATTTGTACGACCTGGAACACCAAACCCTCTATCACTATGTGATTCAAGCAGTTCGAGCTCATGTGATGTTTGAAAAAAATGTCGATTACATCATAAAAGATGGCAAAGTGCAGCTTGTGGATATGTTCACAGGACGGATTATGGAAGGTCGTTCTTTATCAGATGGTTTGCACCAAGCCATTGAAGCAAAAGAAGGCGTTCCAATCACAGAAGAAAATAAAGCCCAAGCTCAAATCACCATCCAAAACTATTTCCGCATGTATCCGATTCTATCCGGAATGACTGGTACAGCAAAAACGCAAGAAAAAGAGTTTTTAGAAGTTTACGGCATGCGGGTTATCCAAATTCCAACGAACCGCCCAAAAATCCGCGTTGACCATCCGGACATCATTTTTGAATCTAAAGATGCTAAATACAAATATGTAGTGAAAGAAGTAAAAGAACGCCACAAAAAAGGACAGCCCATTTTAATTGGAACAACTTCTATTCTTCAATCTGAAGAAGTCGCTAAATATTTAGATAAAGAGGGCCTTCCTTATCAGTTGCTGAACGCAAAAACCGTGGAACAAGAAGTGGAATTAATTTCCCAAGCTGGCCAAAAGGGACGCATCACCGTGGCAACCAATATGGCTGGACGTGGTACCGACATCGTTCTTGGCGAAGGTGTTGCAGAACTTGGCGGTTTATATGTCATCGGTACAGAAAAACATGAAAGCCGCCGGATCGACAACCAGTTAAGAGGTCGTTCAGGACGGCAAGGCGACCCAGGGGAAAGCCGATTTATTCTGTCGATTGAAGACGATATGTTCCGCCGTTTCGCGAAAGAAGACGTGGAAAAATTCAAAAAGAAAATGGTTGTTGATGAAGAAGGCCGCATCTTGAATAAAGAAATTAACGAACTCATCGACCGCACACAACGGATTGTGGAAGGCGCCTACTTCTCCATGCGCGAATACAACTTAAAACTGGATGATGTCATTAACGATCAACGTCGCGTTATTTACAGCCTTCGCGATAAAGTGCTCGAAAGCGACAATACAATCAAACTATTAAAAGAAATGGTTGTAGACACAGTTGAATTTGCTGTTCACGATAACGCACCGGAAGAGTTGGATGTAAGCGAATGGAAACACGATGAGATAGAGAGAGTAATCAATTCCCTATTCCTTACTCCTGTAACCATTGACCGCAATGAACCAAAAGTAAAACGCATTTTAGAGGCAATAAAGCCTTCTCTTGATGAATTATTGGAATTCATTGAAAGCTTCAAAGAAAACGAACGGGTAATTGAAGTTTCAACACAAGTAATGCTTAATTATATCGATAGTATTTGGATAAAACACCTTGAACAAATGACCCACTTAAAAGAAGGAATTGGTTTGCGCCAGTATCAACAAGAAGACCCAATGCGCATTTACCAGCGTGAAGGATTAGAATTATTTGAGAAAAACTATCAAGAACTACGCCGCAATATAGTACAAGAAATTGTTAACTTTATGAAATCATTAACAGTGAAAGAGCAGGTGGAAGAAATATGA